Within bacterium, the genomic segment ACCCGGTGTGGAGTCTTGGACTCGCCGCACTTGGTGCAGGTGCTGACAGCGGGGCTGGGCAGCGCATCATGGGCTCTGCGCTGCCTCGTCCGTGCTTTGGCCATTTTCTGTTTTGGGACTGGCATTTTCCTCTCCTTACCTCTTTTTTTTCTCCATCCGTTCCTTCAGCTCCTGCAGGGCCGTAAAACGCGGATCGACTATCCGGGGCCGGCACCGGCATTCACCGCCGGCGGCGCCGCAATCAGGACAGAGCCCACCGCAATCCGCCCGGCACAAGGGCTTCATGGGTAAAGCCAGAGAAATCTGTTCCGCGATGAGATGGTATATGTCCAGCGCATCCCCGCGGAAATGTTCAACGTTCAGGTCGTCAGGCCCCAGTTCCATCTCCTGAGCCGTATTTTCGAGATCCGTGATCGACCTGAGTACGAGGTCCACCGGTTCATCAACCCTGTAGACGATATCGGAAAGGCAGCGGGCACACGCCATCGACACCTCCCCGCTGACCGAACCTTTGACCAGGACCTGGCTTCCTGTTTTCCCTATTTGAAAGGAACCGGTAACCGGACCCTTGATATCAAACTCCCGGAGCGCCGGATCATCAGGATCCAGGTTGACCTCGATCTCGATCCCCTCCGGGAGGATATCCTCAAGGTGCAGCAGCATCCCCACCCTCCGAAGTCAAGAAGGAATAAATACCGGATGAGTAATGGTTTGTCAACGAGGCTGCGCCTCCCCGCAGAATCGCGAGATAGTGGTAATAGATCGCGATTTTGCGGCTACACATGATTCCTCAAAATGATCTCAAGGGGGTTAGGATGAAAGTAGATCTGGCCCTCGAGGTACGGTTGGCCATGCTTGCGAATGTGATGTCTTATCAGTGTCAGGGGGACGACCAGGGGAACGAGTTCCTTCCGGTACTGGTGAATGGCCGTGAGTAGCTCCTCCTTCTCGTTGCCGTCCAGGACTTTCTTGAAATACCCCATGGCGTGCATCAGGACATCGGTGTTCTTTTTCCTGGTAGCCTTGAGTTTGAGGGCTTCTACCAGAAGCCCGCCATATTCCCGATACAAACCTTCAGGCTGCATGGATCTTTCACCCGCTACCAGGCGGCCCATTGCGGCGTAATGTTTCCGGCTGTGGGACAGGAGCAGCAGTTTGTGTTCCGTGTGGAACCGGACAAGGTTCCCCACCCGCTTTTTCCCTCTGGCCAGGGCTCTCCAGCGCCCGAGGGTAAAAACGGCCTCGATGAAATTTTCCCGGAAAACCGGGTCGTGGAGCCTGCCCTCGTCCTCCACGGGAACCATGGGAAAGCTCTCCATGAAAACCCTGGCGAAGATTCCGACTCCCTTGTTCACCGGCTGCCCCTTGTCGTTGGTGACCTTGACCCTTTCCATGCCGCTGCTGGGGGACCTGCTCTTGAATATGAACCCGGAGAGGTTTTCCGACTGGAGTTCCCCGACCTTTCTCTTTGACCACTTGACCATGCGGTCGGTGAGGTCG encodes:
- the rpmF gene encoding 50S ribosomal protein L32 yields the protein MPVPKQKMAKARTRQRRAHDALPSPAVSTCTKCGESKTPHRVCPHCGYYKGRKVLEIEEV
- a CDS encoding YceD family protein — encoded protein: MLLHLEDILPEGIEIEVNLDPDDPALREFDIKGPVTGSFQIGKTGSQVLVKGSVSGEVSMACARCLSDIVYRVDEPVDLVLRSITDLENTAQEMELGPDDLNVEHFRGDALDIYHLIAEQISLALPMKPLCRADCGGLCPDCGAAGGECRCRPRIVDPRFTALQELKERMEKKKR
- a CDS encoding DUF523 and DUF1722 domain-containing protein gives rise to the protein MDLKGISFRKGFVDPEPGGLRIGISSCLLGENVRYDGGHKLDRFLRDTLGQSVEYVPVCPEFECGLGVPRESMHLVGDPGNPRLVTTRTGIDLTDRMVKWSKRKVGELQSENLSGFIFKSRSPSSGMERVKVTNDKGQPVNKGVGIFARVFMESFPMVPVEDEGRLHDPVFRENFIEAVFTLGRWRALARGKKRVGNLVRFHTEHKLLLLSHSRKHYAAMGRLVAGERSMQPEGLYREYGGLLVEALKLKATRKKNTDVLMHAMGYFKKVLDGNEKEELLTAIHQYRKELVPLVVPLTLIRHHIRKHGQPYLEGQIYFHPNPLEIILRNHV